A single Acropora palmata chromosome 5, jaAcrPala1.3, whole genome shotgun sequence DNA region contains:
- the LOC141880454 gene encoding universal stress protein in QAH/OAS sulfhydrylase 3'region-like has protein sequence MTECEGKERKVVLGVDASPHSERAFDWYCKNICNVKTDRLLIIHAQEYPSIPAAPYPYGYAYYEEWQSLKEKSDKQVKALLESFGSKCKDHGLKFKLFKEESNRPGEVICKLAEDESVDLVVIGSRGMGTLRRTFLGSVSDYCVHHNHCSIAVVPPPNRHDGHAHST, from the exons ATGACAGAGTGTGAAGGCAAGGAAAGGAAGGTAGTTCTTGGCGTGGACGCGAGTCCGCATAGCGAAAGAGCGTTCGATT GGTATTGTAAAAACATCTGTAATGTCAAAACCGACCGTCTTCTGATCATTCATGCCCAGGAGTACCCCAGCATACCAGCTGCACCTTATCCAT ATGGTTATGCATACTATGAAGAGTGGCAGAGCTTGAAGGAGAAAAGTGATAAACAAGTGAAGGCCCTTTTAGAAAGCTTTGGATCCAAATGCAAGGATCATGGG CTCAAGTTTAAGcttttcaaagaagaaagtaaCAGACCAGGAGAGGTTATCTGTAAACTAGCTGAAGATGAATCAGTAGATTTGGTGGTAATAGGGTCACGTGGCATGGGAACACTGCGACGTACATTTCTTGGAAGTGTTAGTGATTACTGTGTGCACCACAACCACTGTTCCATAGCAGTTGTTCCACCTCCAAACCGTCATGATGGACATGCTCATTCAACTTAA
- the LOC141880453 gene encoding universal stress protein Slr1101-like: MAKQPGDGKKTVLVAVDGSEHSERAFDWYTNNFHRSGDEILVLHSHELPSVRAAPYPYGFDFSEGWKERVEESEKKARALLESYHKKCQEKNLKCKLIKETGSPGESVCKVVKERNVDHLVMGSRGLGTVSRALVGSVSDYCLHHASVPVSVVPPPDRFQHHGFVNKK, encoded by the exons atggcaaaacaGCCAGGAGATGGAAAGAAAACTGTCTTAGTGGCTGTGGATGGCAGCGAACATAGCGAGAGAGCTTTCGATT GGTACACTAACAACTTTCATCGCAGTGGGGATGAGATATTAGTCCTTCATTCGCACGAATTGCCATCAGTGCGAGCTGCTCCATATCCCT atggttttgatttttctgAAGGATGGAAAGAACGGGTTGAGGAAAGTGAGAAAAAGGCCAGAGCTCTTCTAGAATCATACCACAAGAAATGCCAAGAGAAAAAT tTGAAGTGTAAGCTAATCAAGGAGACAGGTAGTCCAGGGGAATCTGTGTGTAAAGTTGTCAAAGAGAGGAACGTTGATCACTTGGTAATGGGTTCAAGGGGCTTAGGAACTGTGAGTCGTGCTCTTGTTGGTAGTGTCAGTGATTACTGTCTGCACCATGCCAGTGTGCCTGTGTCAGTGGTTCCACCACCAGATCGCTTTCAACATCATGGATTtgtcaacaaaaaataa
- the LOC141880457 gene encoding uncharacterized protein LOC141880457 isoform X2, whose translation MEHFHLKGDRVVFIHAFDPVPMQSAKHTGVDFKNSYDEWCILMQKAQDSARCLLKEYDDRFAGLKDKLSYKMIHDTGKPGEVIIDYSKKENATCIVMGSRGLGKIRRTLIGSVSDYVVRHSLIPVVVIPPFSS comes from the exons ATGGAACATTTTCACTTGAAAGGTGATAGAGTGGTATTTATACATGCATTTGATCCAGTGCCCATGCAATCAGCCAAACACA CAGGTGTAGACTTCAAGAATAGCTATGATGAGTGGTGTATTTTAATGCAAAAAGCACAAGACAGTGCCAGGTGTCTCTTGAAAGAATATGATGACAGATTTGCAGGACTTAAG GACAAGCTGTCATACAAGATGATTCATGATACAGGAAAACCAGGAGAAGTTATCATTGACTAcagcaagaaagaaaatgcaacttGCATCGTTATGGGTTCTAGAGGATTGGGAAAGATTAGGAGAACATTAATTGGTAGTGTTAGCGACTATGTTGTTCGACATTCACTCATTCCTGTTGTTGTGATACCGCCTTTTTCATCATAG
- the LOC141880457 gene encoding universal stress protein in QAH/OAS sulfhydrylase 3'region-like isoform X1: MSSTNVVLIPLDGSKNSERAVNWYMEHFHLKGDRVVFIHAFDPVPMQSAKHTGVDFKNSYDEWCILMQKAQDSARCLLKEYDDRFAGLKDKLSYKMIHDTGKPGEVIIDYSKKENATCIVMGSRGLGKIRRTLIGSVSDYVVRHSLIPVVVIPPFSS; this comes from the exons ATGAGTTCAACGAATGTTGTTTTGATTCCTTTGGATGGAAGCAAAAACAGCGAACGGGCTGTCAACT GGTATATGGAACATTTTCACTTGAAAGGTGATAGAGTGGTATTTATACATGCATTTGATCCAGTGCCCATGCAATCAGCCAAACACA CAGGTGTAGACTTCAAGAATAGCTATGATGAGTGGTGTATTTTAATGCAAAAAGCACAAGACAGTGCCAGGTGTCTCTTGAAAGAATATGATGACAGATTTGCAGGACTTAAG GACAAGCTGTCATACAAGATGATTCATGATACAGGAAAACCAGGAGAAGTTATCATTGACTAcagcaagaaagaaaatgcaacttGCATCGTTATGGGTTCTAGAGGATTGGGAAAGATTAGGAGAACATTAATTGGTAGTGTTAGCGACTATGTTGTTCGACATTCACTCATTCCTGTTGTTGTGATACCGCCTTTTTCATCATAG
- the LOC141880455 gene encoding universal stress protein YxiE-like, whose amino-acid sequence MAKRKVLVALDGSPNADKALDWFLNTVHVQEDDELIGYCAWQHSHLPSFSLTAPFQLPSGEWEKVMTETKERVDKVQNEFESKCQKQKVHFKFLNENRKAGEGICDAAEKNKVDLIVMGTRGLDKVRRTVLGSVSDYVLHHSHAPVLVVPSTDEAASK is encoded by the exons ATGGCTAAGAGAAAAGTCTTGGTAGCCCTAGACGGCAGCCCAAATGCGGATAAAGCCTTGGACT GGTTCCTTAACACAGTACATGTACAAGAAGATGATGAATTGATTGGGTATTGCGCATGGCAGCATTCCCATCTTCCTTCTTTCAGCTTGACAG CTCCTTTTCAGCTTCCAAGTGGTGAGTGGGAGAAAGTCATGACGGAAACCAAGGAACGTGTGGATAAAGtacaaaatgaatttgaaagcaaatGCCAAAAACAGAAG GTCCACttcaagtttttaaatgaaaaccgCAAAgcaggagagggaatttgtgACGCGGCGGAGAAGAATAAGGTTGATCTAATTGTGATGGGAACCCGCGGATTAGACAAAGTCCGTCGCACCGTGTTAGGAAGTGTCAGTGATTACGTTTTGCACCATAGTCATGCCCCTGTTCTTGTTGTGCCAAGTACAGATGAAGCTGCCAGTAAATGA